A single genomic interval of Flavihumibacter rivuli harbors:
- a CDS encoding type 1 glutamine amidotransferase domain-containing protein — MKRIVLAMASVVMSLVVIAQQPISTRNKSGKMKKKILFVLTSHGVKGSTGEPTGYYLSEVSHPWEVLTKAGYEIDFVSPKGGNPPVDGFNLEDSVNKEFWENKEYRKKLEHTMKPSDVNPADYVAIHYAGGHGTMWDFADNTELAAIAAKIYENNGVVSAVCHGPAGLVNIKLSTGKYLVDGKRVNAFTNEEEIAVKLENVVPFMLESVLVERGAKFEKSGLWQEHVAVDGRLVTGQNPQSAKKLGEEVAKVLASL; from the coding sequence AGTAGTAATTGCGCAACAACCCATCAGTACAAGAAACAAATCAGGAAAAATGAAAAAGAAAATTCTATTCGTGCTGACCAGTCATGGTGTGAAGGGTAGCACAGGTGAGCCAACCGGTTATTATCTCAGTGAAGTGTCCCATCCCTGGGAAGTGTTGACGAAGGCGGGTTATGAGATCGATTTTGTAAGCCCCAAGGGTGGCAATCCGCCGGTTGATGGCTTTAATCTCGAAGATTCCGTGAACAAGGAATTCTGGGAGAATAAGGAGTACAGGAAGAAACTGGAGCATACCATGAAACCTTCCGATGTAAATCCTGCTGATTATGTAGCCATTCATTATGCCGGTGGTCATGGTACCATGTGGGATTTTGCTGACAATACTGAACTGGCTGCCATTGCCGCGAAGATCTATGAGAACAATGGTGTGGTGAGTGCGGTATGTCATGGACCCGCCGGACTGGTGAACATTAAGCTCAGCACTGGTAAATACCTGGTAGACGGCAAGCGCGTGAATGCTTTTACCAATGAGGAAGAGATCGCCGTGAAGCTGGAGAATGTTGTGCCCTTCATGCTGGAATCAGTCCTGGTCGAGCGTGGTGCGAAGTTTGAGAAGTCTGGCCTGTGGCAGGAGCATGTGGCCGTTGACGGTCGTTTGGTGACCGGTCAGAACCCGCAGTCAGCCAAAAAGCTGGGTGAAGAGGTTGCGAAGGTTTTGGCTTCCCTTTAA